Proteins from one Ptychodera flava strain L36383 unplaced genomic scaffold, AS_Pfla_20210202 Scaffold_58__1_contigs__length_828623_pilon, whole genome shotgun sequence genomic window:
- the LOC139128538 gene encoding zinc finger protein 426-like — MGTHINKKPFICKVCGKGFTRSGNLKVHIRIHTKEKPFICKVCGKGFTHSGHLKIHIRTHTNEKPFICKVCGNSFSQTGNLKLHMRTHTNEKPFVCKICGKSFAQHGQLKVHIRTHTKEKPFVCKVCGKGFARSGDLNVHMRTHTNEKPFVCKVCGKGFATSGKLKVHMRTHTKEKPFICKICCKSFAQHGHLKVHMRTHTKEKPFVCKLCGQGFAYCGYIKVHMRTHTKEKPFACKVCGKDFTASGKLKLHMRTHTKEKPFVCKVCGIGFHRLEI, encoded by the coding sequence ATGGGGacacatataaataaaaagCCATtcatctgcaaagtgtgtgggaagggaTTTACAAGGAGTGGaaatctaaaagttcacatcaggattcatacaaaggaaaaaccattcatctgcaaagtgtgtgggaagggttttaCACACAGTGGACATCTAAAAattcacatcaggacacatacaaatgaaaagccatttatctgcaaagtgtgtgggaataGTTTTTCACAGACTGGAAATCTAAAATTacatatgaggacacatacaaatgaaaagccatttgtctgcaaaataTGTGGTAAGAGTTTTGCACAGCATGGACAGCTAAAggttcacatcaggacacatacaaaagaaaagccgtttgtctgcaaagtgtgtgggaagggttttgcaAGGAGTGGAGATCTAAatgttcacatgaggacacatacaaatgaaaaaccatttgtctgcaaagtgtgtgggaagggttttgcaACAAGTGGAaaactaaaagttcacatgaggacacatacaaaggaaaagccatttatcTGCAAAATATGTTGTAAAAGTTTTGCACAGCATGGAcacctaaaagttcacatgaggacacatacaaaggaaaagccatttgtctgcaaactGTGTGGGCAGGGTTTTGCATATTGTGGGTAcataaaagttcacatgaggacacatacaaaggaaaagccatttgcctgcaaagtgtgtgggaaggaTTTTACAGCGAGTGGAAAACTAAAacttcacatgaggacacatacaaaagaaaagccatttgtctgcaaagtgtgtgggataGGTTTTCACAGACTGGAAATCTAA